The genome window AAGATGTTTGACCATTGGTTATAGCTTGTAATTTTTCTTTATTAAAACGGGCGTAACCACGCAAATTGGAGGGAGGAACAAAGTCACATACCAACATATTAACTGGTCCATCAGAATGAGTTTGTAAAATAATTTTGCCTTCAAATTTCAATGATGTTCCAAGTAAAACAGTTATGACTAAAGCTTCTGCTAGGAGATGAGAAACAGGATCAGGATATTGATGCCTTGTGAGAATGGAATTTAAGCTTTCTCCAAGTTGTACAACGCGCCCACGAATATCAAGCTCTTCGACTTGAAAGGGAACAACGGTATTATCTCTATTTTGATAAAAATTATTTAAATAGATTTGATCTTTAGATTCTTTGTGCATATTTTTTGCTTTTTGATAGTTTATTTCATAAATTATCGGGTTAAGAAGAACCCATCGTGTAAACACCAAGAAAGAATTGCTTTTTGGGCATGCAGGCGATTTTCAGCTTCATCAAAAACGACAGAATTTGGCCCATCGATTACGGCATCTACAACTTCTTCACCACGATGAGCAGGCAGGCAATGCATGAAAAGAGCATCAGGTTTAGCGTGTGCCATTAAAGCTTCATTGACTTGATAAGGTTGAAAAATAGAACAACTACGGGCACGAAATTCTTGTCCCATGGAAATCCATGTGTCGGTGATAATACAATCGACGTTTTCAGCGGCTTTTTGAGGATTTTGGGTAAGCATAATATGTGCTCCTCGTTCACGTGCCCAGTTTACATATTTTTCTTGGGGTTCACTTCCTTGTGGAGTAGCAATGTGCAGATGAAAATTAAAAAGAGCTGTTGCTTCGATTAAGGAATGAAGAACATTATTGCCATCTCCTATCCAAGCAAAGGTTTTTCCAGCGATAGGTCCACGGTGTTCTTCATAAGTGAGGATGTCCGCTAAAATTTGGCAAGGATGTGTATCGTCTGTAAGAGCGTTAATAACAGGAATTTGAGCATATTGTGCCAATTCAAGCATCCG of Bartonella sp. JB63 contains these proteins:
- the argF gene encoding ornithine carbamoyltransferase, with product MTNALRHFTDISILTPQKARALIDYAKILKTAFKVGKSSKPFAGKTLAMIFEKPSTRTRVSFDLGMRQLGGETIMLTGSEMQLGNSETIADTARVLSRFVEIIILRTTVHHRMLELAQYAQIPVINALTDDTHPCQILADILTYEEHRGPIAGKTFAWIGDGNNVLHSLIEATALFNFHLHIATPQGSEPQEKYVNWARERGAHIMLTQNPQKAAENVDCIITDTWISMGQEFRARSCSIFQPYQVNEALMAHAKPDALFMHCLPAHRGEEVVDAVIDGPNSVVFDEAENRLHAQKAILSWCLHDGFFLTR